catggcaacatacagattaattaagctatcttggtaatatcggaacgcattattatacataaaaagtaagaatacatgtttaatacaaaagacaagcgtttcggataaaaatatgaaaaggctgaagaaatctgcccgaaatCGCAGGGACTCCCCGGGATattctccggaaaataaaagctaagctaattactactaaaaactaactaaaagcttgaaaatataaagtgaattacaaattgagtgtgtgttgaaatggatggagagagccctttaaatagacttgaattttgcctgcaaacggctggcaggccgtttggcaagccgtttgcaggggccgtttgccagatcAAGCCGTTTACAGGGGCCGTTTATCTTGggtgtgtggcaggccgtttgtgagccaggcagaccgtttagcaggccgtttggctgcctggtcagctgaaattcactggatcgtaacttgatttcttgtctttcaccgttttcgctctagaatcttcgttttagctccgttttacttgtttctttttgcattgccttcgtaattacttaatctacaaaataaacagaaaaaacgataattttggcgacaaagtttgaatctttattgttttagggcttaagattgggggtaaaaatgtgaatttttggccgatatcagtcaTCTCACCATTACGTCATCTCTCCTCTGCGTTTTCTGTTGACAAACGCCTGGCTACAAACGCTCACAAACGCCCCATTACAGGCGTTTGTGGGACGTTTCTCGTGACTTGTAGGCGGCAAAGAAGAGAGAAACGGCTCGTTATCTATAGTCTTACGTCACTACTCACTAGTTATAAACTACTGCCAGTTACAGTGAAAGTAAAATGTAAAAAAGATGAATATAGTGGAGTTAGGTAAAGTTGTTAGATCGGGAGCAAGGAAAAGCGGCCCACCAGCAGAAACAATTAGTAGTTTGGTTAATCATGTAGCACAAAGTTCACCACATCCTCTTCTTGGTTGGCACATGCTCTTCCTCGTGTAATCACTATTCTTACCTACCTTCTTTCCCTCGAAATTTCCCCACAAATCCCTCAAACAATCAAACAAACATCCGTCTAACTCATTCTCCACTAATTTGTTGAAGCTACTTTACTTTTTCTTCTTTAAACTCTGACTATAAACACCCAATTACAAAAATGTCGTTTCCTTAAATCTTCCCTATTTACAGTAAAAATTATTTgtttcttcaaatcgtcattttatcGAATGGCTGGTACGCTACCTGGAGTTGAAATTGCGAGGAGAAGGAGGTTACGTGGGTGGTCCGATCCGGCTTCTCTCAACGGGTCGGGTTTTGGATCTACGAGGATTCGGGTTTCTCAAGATACCCATATCACACCCACTCTGTCTTTCTTTGTAAGTTTAAGAAGTACTAGTAATATATATAACAGATTTGACTTTGTCCGGTGTCGGTCAAAATTGGTGGAAACAATTTAATAAATCTTGATTATTTATGGATGTCCATTTGTTTTCAGCAAAGGAGTCTGGTGAATCAAGCTGATGAAGATGATAAATTAGGTGGTCCAGCTAGAGAAGCTAAAGAAAGGTTGGATGGGAGGTTGAGAGGCAATTTAAAACAAGAATTCACAAGGTATGAATGAGTTTCCATTTTTGCCTTATTTTAGCATATTACAAGTGTTATTTCTAACATGCGCCGGTCAAGTCCGAGACATATCTTTTGTACGCATGAATAAAAGAATGGAGTGTAAACGACGGTTCGAGCTAGGCTCGTTTAGAAATTGCTGAGTTCAAGCTTGAGCTTGGCTCGTTTTGAGCCTAGCATTAATGGCTCGAACTCGGCTGGTCTGAATTTAAGGAAGCTCAAATTCGACTCGAGCTCTATTTTATCGATCGCATACTTTTTTAATCATATACAATATGATTTACTTTATACTGTAAAATGTTAAGCGTGCCTTTCTCATTCATCTTGCATAACATTTATACAGAATATATAAATTGTTCTCCAAGCTAATCTAACTAATTATCCCTTATTTTAGGATAAGATGTACACAAAATAATATAGTGCCTAGTTTGTTATGATTTGAAAATACAACATATATATCTGCTATTACTCCCCGCAGTCGTAGCGATCGGGGGTCGAATGCAAAGACTGGATCGAAAATCATTGAAGAGTACGCGAGCAACTTTTTCCCGGACAAAGTGAATGTTAAGATGTCGGCAATTTGATACCGAGTGGGAACGTGTAAGATTCGGACTTGACGGCGAGCAACTTTTTCCCGGACAAAGTGAATGTTTAACTCAATGTGTGTGGTACGTTGATGTTGTATGGGATTACCCGCGAGGTATATGACACTTACGTTGTCACAGTAAATTAATGATGCCTTAAAAATAGGAAATGCAATTCGAGAAGAAGATTGTGTTGCCAACAACATTCAGCCACCACATTAGAAACACCCCTATATTCGGCTTCGGCACTAGAACGAGACAATGTTGCTTGACGTTTGGAAGACCATGTAAAATGTTAAGCATGCCTTTCTCATTCATCTTGCATAATATTTATACAGAATACATAAATTGTTCTCCAAGCTAATCTAACTAATTATCCCTTATTTTAGGATACTTATTTTAGGATAAGATGTACACAATATATCTTCGCTAAATATAGTGCCTAGTTTGTTATGATTTGAAATATACAACATATATATCGGCTATTATATACTTTAGTAAAAACAGATAAACAATTATTAagcaattatttattatattttaagaCAAAAATATTAATTAGTGTATAATGAAAAGTCCGTTTAGGCGCTCAATATAAGAAGCACGAGCTTGAGCTCGTTTAATAATCGATCCTTAAAATAAGCTCGAACTTGAGCTCAAGCTCGTTTAAGCTTGGCTCGAATCGAGTTTTTTAACTAGTCTAGTTCGAGTAGCTTGCGAGTAGTCCAGCTCATTTACACCATAGTAAAATTCCCATGTACATACATATTTTAGAAATTAATCCCTACATTTACTAACAATCTAACATGCGCTTGAAAGAAGTTCATTTTGTATTTTGGTTTTATATTTTGTGTCATTAATTGTACAGGCAAACAAGTCAAGAAAGATTGAGAAGGGGATCAACTAATGCGACTTCTACGGTGATGGAAAATTTGCAAGTAGAGGTTTATGGGTCCAAAAACAAGAGACTTCGTTGGGGACGAATGGGGTTGAGTTGGAAGTCGTCAAAACAAGAAGAGTGTGCGATTTGTTTGGATGTGTACAAGGCAAGTGATAAGATAACTCACTTGCCTTGCACACATCGATTTCATTTTGATTGTTTGGTACCTTGGTTAGAGAGTGATGGGCATTGCCCGTGTTGTAGAGCAACTGTTTTTTAGTTCCGGTTTGATCAATCGATTCTAGCTTTGTTGTAACATATGATGTCAAGTACTTAAAAAAGAATACATCTTTACACTACTCTTAATGTTCACTCCCTTTATTGAACTTCTTCCATCCATATAAACGTGACATCAACATAACTCTCTAGCACTTGGCCCGTGTAAGGTACTGGAACGGACCAAACTATTTCTGTTCGGTTCTGTCCCGATTTCCAAATTATTGAAGGAAGTCGTACCGAGGATCGTACCAAATAATTCCAGTTCGGTTCGGTCTCATAAGTTTCGGTTCGGTTTTGTGGAAAAAACCTTCCAACTTCAAccctttttttttcaaatattgatCATATATGTGTTGTAATCATTCGTGGTAAAGCTTGTAATAAAGTACCGTATTATTTTGTTGTCATATAATATATTATTGTCTAGCTTGATCATCATAATATACTATGTTAGGAATTAGGCAGGCCCCAACAATACaagtgatttaaaccaatcacttATTCACGAATGATAAACGAATAAATAAAGCATAACGATAAAGATAAATGAcatgagatttaacgtggttatatctcaactTCAAAACGCGAAATAAGGGTTTATTTCACGGGCGCAAATTAGAAATTTTTCACTATATTTTTATGCACACTGTTATGGGTTACATGGGGTCCAATTTATAGGTAAATACAAACAAGTAAACAACTTAGGGAGCAAGCTATCATGTTCTAGAAAATGCTGGCCGCCCAGACCTCTTTTCGCGATCTCGACTGTCCTCCCTTTACAAGTCTCCCGATCGCGAGTCTTCACCAGACAACAATCCAACTTTACTTCAAACACGTAACTCGTTTTGATTCCTTGTTTAATTTTTCTTCgcactcaacaatctcccactcgaaggtGACATTAAACAACATTCGCCAACCCATCAACTATGTTCTTTCAACACCCACAATAACTTCAGATtagccgattaccaactccttttgataccgccgaaTTTGCAtccgaatcacgccgcacttcaccCGTTAAcctacgagcaagtgaagtctttcgacaccaaataACACCGCTAAGATAATCCAATCTCATAGTTACTAGATTGGGTCATCTGGGTTTCTGCaccaccatcttctaacacgaagatAATATTCTTACACCACAAGACCAATTGAAGTATGcgactcttcaattataggattcttccATGAGACAAACACCGCCTCATTGATCaatctagacatgtccaatcctgaactcacatgtcaatgatcaccctcgtacaggatttcaccgtctatctatgattttcctctcagcaatcagaaaatccaacatacgtcgtcgtagactcctcatcaaggctccagtgagaatGCAATCACAACCTCGAAGTCTACTACcttttcaactttccgctttctcACTGGTACACTAACCCcacatagctatgaatttcacaaactcatcttctcatcccaagcacgctcccactatACGAGTTACAAATAAAACCCCGGCTACTCGAGAATAAACTTGGTTCGTACCACCGGTCAGTCGCAAATTTCTTTGCCATCGGAGAGTAAAACGAGTATtcgaagccctagtgttacccggaatcatatcactaatcttgagaacattggagaacaacgtcgcataatcatctccaccactctactagttgactatctcccactagctcgataacttccgtcGGTTACCAAACTCAAACCGAGTTCCTGACACtctcaacgatcctagaaagctcaagttccgggACTTACACGATTATCTGCCCCTCTTCCATCACCTAAAGACTTCTAATTGATCACCCTAGAAGAAGAACCGCTCCTTTTGTTGAAAAATCAACCAAACCGAGCAACCGTCGAACGCGTTCTATCCGACTCCCTTCGACAACCAATAACCCTTAATGACAAGAAGCTCAAATCAGCCCTCATACTCCAAAGATCATGGAATATCCGACCATACACTTGGTCACCCCGT
The window above is part of the Rutidosis leptorrhynchoides isolate AG116_Rl617_1_P2 chromosome 1, CSIRO_AGI_Rlap_v1, whole genome shotgun sequence genome. Proteins encoded here:
- the LOC139884445 gene encoding uncharacterized protein: MAGTLPGVEIARRRRLRGWSDPASLNGSGFGSTRIRVSQDTHITPTLSFFQRSLVNQADEDDKLGGPAREAKERLDGRLRGNLKQEFTRQTSQERLRRGSTNATSTVMENLQVEVYGSKNKRLRWGRMGLSWKSSKQEECAICLDVYKASDKITHLPCTHRFHFDCLVPWLESDGHCPCCRATVF